A window of the Candidatus Binatia bacterium genome harbors these coding sequences:
- a CDS encoding ATP-binding cassette domain-containing protein yields MAYVSVNGAVKYYSREDGSEMLVLNGVSFEARERGITALLGPSGCGKSTLLNAIAGLEKLDQGQIQFRVSSPEFRVGDRRNPDENPELDLAMNARSTLSKVERAATWNPRLGYVFQDPRLLNWKRVEGNLIFALRGMKVPHGEWERRMEKYLDLVGLSEFRRQFPLYLSGGMRQRVGLARALAVEPELLLMDEPFSKLDQLTSRKLRQDAVEICARLKQTALLVTHDVEEAAYMGDRIVIFSARPARIVEVVDNPLTLAERDFDDLNFIQFKKKLLNIVLKLVDQEGT; encoded by the coding sequence ATGGCTTATGTGAGCGTCAACGGCGCGGTAAAGTATTATTCACGCGAGGATGGCTCGGAGATGCTCGTCCTGAACGGCGTCTCTTTCGAGGCCAGAGAGCGGGGAATTACCGCGCTGCTGGGGCCGTCGGGCTGCGGCAAGTCGACGCTCCTCAACGCGATCGCCGGCCTAGAGAAATTGGATCAAGGACAAATCCAGTTCCGAGTTTCGAGTCCTGAGTTTCGAGTTGGAGATCGGAGAAATCCGGATGAAAACCCGGAACTTGATCTTGCAATGAACGCAAGATCAACCCTGAGCAAGGTCGAACGGGCCGCAACCTGGAACCCGAGACTGGGTTATGTTTTCCAGGACCCGCGCCTGCTCAACTGGAAGCGTGTGGAAGGGAATCTTATTTTTGCCCTGAGAGGCATGAAGGTCCCGCATGGCGAGTGGGAGCGGCGGATGGAAAAATATCTCGACCTGGTCGGCCTCAGCGAATTTCGCCGGCAATTCCCGCTCTACCTTTCCGGCGGCATGCGCCAGAGAGTCGGCCTTGCCCGCGCTCTTGCCGTCGAGCCGGAGCTGCTACTGATGGACGAGCCCTTCAGCAAGCTCGACCAGTTGACCTCGCGCAAGCTGCGCCAGGACGCGGTCGAGATCTGCGCGCGCCTCAAGCAGACCGCGCTTCTCGTAACCCACGACGTCGAGGAGGCGGCCTATATGGGCGACCGGATCGTCATCTTCTCGGCCCGCCCGGCGCGCATCGTCGAGGTCGTGGACAATCCGCTGACGCTCGCGGAGCGCGATTTCGATGATCTGAACTTTATTCAGTTCAAGAAGAAGCTGCTGAATATAGTTTTGAAGCTTGTGGATCAGGAGGGAACATGA
- a CDS encoding ABC transporter permease, which yields MASADYTRRDEVPTLDGEAGSLPGVSDVPIARGKPRAGRQALKDNGLRIASILALLFIWWLLSLIFPPTLVPKPWDTFVEVGAIISSGDLFVEMSNTLRRVFVGFALAMIVSIPLGVFMGTLRSLESFFEPPVVLGLTMPGLIWAVLAIMFFGLTETSAYAAVAVTILPMLTISIWQGTKSIDKDLIDMSRVFHAGPWSKIVDVILPQLISHILAAIRYGLGLAWKVVVVVEMFGFSNGVGYRVVRGFNTFSMKAVLAWTITFLVVMIVIEFGMIGWLERSVTRWRPRVEAWRR from the coding sequence ATGGCGTCTGCCGATTACACACGACGGGACGAGGTTCCGACGCTCGACGGCGAAGCCGGCTCTTTGCCGGGAGTCTCGGACGTTCCTATCGCCCGCGGCAAGCCGCGCGCCGGCCGCCAAGCGCTAAAAGACAACGGCCTCAGAATCGCCTCGATCCTCGCGCTGCTGTTTATCTGGTGGCTGCTGAGCCTGATCTTCCCTCCGACGTTGGTGCCGAAGCCGTGGGACACCTTTGTCGAAGTCGGCGCGATCATAAGCTCGGGCGATCTTTTCGTCGAGATGAGCAATACGCTCCGCCGCGTCTTCGTCGGCTTCGCGCTCGCGATGATCGTCAGCATTCCGCTCGGAGTCTTCATGGGGACGCTTCGGAGCCTGGAGAGTTTTTTCGAGCCGCCGGTGGTCCTCGGGCTCACCATGCCGGGGCTCATCTGGGCGGTGCTCGCGATCATGTTTTTCGGCCTGACGGAAACCAGCGCGTACGCGGCGGTGGCGGTCACGATTCTCCCCATGCTCACGATCAGCATCTGGCAGGGGACCAAATCGATCGACAAGGATCTGATCGACATGAGCCGGGTGTTCCACGCCGGTCCGTGGTCGAAGATCGTGGACGTGATCCTGCCGCAGCTCATCTCGCACATCCTGGCGGCGATTCGCTACGGCCTCGGGCTCGCCTGGAAAGTGGTCGTCGTCGTGGAAATGTTCGGCTTCAGCAACGGCGTCGGCTATCGCGTGGTGCGCGGTTTCAATACCTTTTCGATGAAGGCCGTGCTCGCCTGGACGATCACGTTTCTCGTCGTCATGATCGTGATCGAGTTCGGCATGATCGGCTGGCTCGAACGCAGCGTCACCCGCTGGCGCCCGCGCGTGGAAGCGTGGAGAAGGTAG
- a CDS encoding UbiD family decarboxylase: protein MSKPMEKISGAPRSEAIRDLRSALEWLRQEGDLIVTDKEVDPNLEITGIQKQLDGGCPILFNNIKGKPKHRCVTNLFGDMNVIGKMFGWKDHADRTRKLAYALTHPSKPVIIDQQDAPVQEEVYEKPTDAAEFVVPIRHTEIEPELTVGSGNRLISGEYFDGGTDLGYNRMNFRWGNVATFQISPGSHMWQVVTKYYKANKLVPITMNFGVPPSCTLMAGAGFDYVILPQGCDEVGSAGAVQGSPVRLVKARTVDALAVADAEVVLEGYVNPRDRRFETAESEKAGIQGRFHFHPEWAGYMGKAYKAPTFHVTAVTTRKRESKPIIFPLGVHTLDDHNIDTTVREAAMFELCERMQPGIIMDVNIPYCMTDWGGAIIQVKKRNKIEEGWQRNFMAAILATSQGSRLVIAVSEDTDPYDMDDVMWCLTTRVNPKTDIINPLPGGRGQTFMPAERMTAGEREWTASNTMFEGGMGIDATVPFGYESDFMRPVYPVGKIDLKKFFTDKDIQNAKSRMQGWVHSLARTGR, encoded by the coding sequence ATGAGCAAGCCCATGGAGAAAATCTCTGGGGCCCCGCGGTCCGAGGCTATCCGAGATCTGCGCAGCGCCCTCGAATGGCTGAGACAGGAAGGCGATCTCATCGTCACGGACAAAGAGGTCGATCCCAACCTGGAGATCACGGGCATCCAGAAACAACTGGACGGCGGCTGCCCGATTCTTTTCAACAACATCAAGGGCAAGCCGAAGCATCGCTGCGTCACGAACCTTTTCGGCGACATGAACGTCATCGGCAAGATGTTCGGCTGGAAGGATCACGCCGACCGCACGAGGAAGCTGGCCTATGCGCTGACCCATCCGTCGAAGCCCGTCATCATCGATCAACAAGACGCCCCGGTTCAGGAAGAAGTTTACGAGAAGCCGACCGACGCCGCCGAATTCGTCGTGCCGATCCGGCACACCGAGATCGAGCCCGAGCTGACCGTCGGCTCCGGCAACCGGCTGATCTCCGGCGAATACTTCGACGGCGGCACGGACTTGGGCTACAACCGCATGAATTTCCGCTGGGGCAACGTCGCGACGTTTCAGATCTCGCCGGGCTCGCACATGTGGCAGGTCGTCACCAAGTATTACAAAGCGAACAAGCTGGTCCCGATCACGATGAACTTCGGTGTGCCGCCGTCCTGCACGTTGATGGCCGGCGCCGGCTTCGATTACGTCATTCTGCCGCAAGGCTGCGACGAGGTCGGCAGCGCGGGCGCGGTCCAGGGCTCTCCCGTGCGGCTGGTGAAAGCGCGCACCGTCGATGCTCTGGCCGTCGCCGACGCCGAAGTCGTGCTCGAAGGCTACGTCAATCCGCGCGACCGCCGCTTCGAAACCGCCGAGTCCGAGAAGGCCGGCATTCAAGGCCGCTTTCATTTCCATCCGGAGTGGGCCGGCTACATGGGCAAGGCCTACAAGGCACCCACTTTTCACGTCACCGCCGTGACCACCCGCAAGCGCGAGTCCAAGCCGATCATTTTCCCGCTCGGCGTGCACACCCTCGACGACCACAACATCGATACCACGGTGCGCGAGGCGGCCATGTTCGAGCTGTGCGAGCGCATGCAGCCCGGCATCATCATGGACGTGAACATCCCCTACTGCATGACCGACTGGGGCGGAGCGATCATCCAGGTCAAGAAGAGAAACAAGATCGAAGAGGGCTGGCAGCGGAACTTCATGGCCGCGATCCTGGCCACGTCGCAAGGCTCGCGGCTCGTCATCGCGGTCAGCGAGGATACGGACCCGTACGACATGGACGACGTCATGTGGTGTCTTACGACCCGCGTGAATCCCAAGACGGATATCATCAACCCGCTGCCGGGCGGGAGAGGCCAGACCTTTATGCCCGCCGAGCGCATGACCGCCGGCGAGCGCGAGTGGACCGCATCGAACACGATGTTCGAAGGCGGCATGGGCATCGACGCGACCGTGCCGTTTGGTTATGAAAGCGACTTCATGCGCCCGGTCTATCCGGTCGGGAAAATCGATCTCAAGAAGTTTTTTACCGACAAGGATATTCAAAACGCCAAGTCGCGTATGCAGGGCTGGGTCCACTCGCTCGCGCGCACGGGAAGATAG
- a CDS encoding CoA transferase, with protein MTAGDRSEGLLAPYRVLDLTDELGFLCGKILGDLGADVIKIERPGGDPARRLGPFFKDERDPEKSLYWFGFNNNKRGVTLNLESPKGCEIFSRLAARADFVLETFTPGYLDKLKIGYAALSKLNPKLVLTSITPFGQTGPYGKFRASDIEIMALSGCMSLTGDPGRPPLRVTFPQAYSWTGSYAAMGALIAHTHRQRTGEGQHVDVSAQACLLWAFSHAHTFWDLNRHLEKRAGSFMTGRSITGAKMRVFWPCKDGFLNFIIYGGEAGRRTNQALVEWMNGKEMAPDFLKQKDWQTFDIAKVKQDEIDRMEEPIAKFFTGVTKAEFFKEVVRREMLGYPVASVKEVFEDPQHAARDFWQEIDHPELGCSITYPGGFAKFSEGACRIWRRAPRIGEHNEEVYCGELGMTKSELEKLRKEKVI; from the coding sequence ATGACTGCGGGCGATAGAAGTGAAGGACTGCTCGCGCCGTACCGCGTCCTGGATTTGACCGACGAGCTGGGATTCCTCTGCGGCAAAATCTTGGGCGATCTCGGCGCCGACGTGATCAAGATCGAGCGTCCGGGCGGCGACCCCGCCCGCCGGCTCGGCCCGTTCTTCAAGGACGAGCGCGATCCGGAAAAAAGCCTTTACTGGTTCGGCTTCAACAACAACAAGCGCGGCGTCACGCTCAACCTCGAATCGCCCAAGGGGTGTGAAATTTTCTCCCGGCTCGCGGCCAGGGCCGATTTTGTTCTCGAGACCTTCACGCCCGGCTACCTCGACAAGCTCAAGATCGGTTACGCCGCTCTAAGCAAGCTGAACCCAAAGCTGGTCTTAACCTCCATCACGCCCTTCGGCCAGACCGGACCCTACGGCAAATTCCGCGCGTCCGATATCGAGATCATGGCGCTCTCCGGCTGCATGTCGCTCACCGGCGATCCCGGCCGGCCGCCGCTCCGCGTCACGTTTCCGCAAGCGTACTCGTGGACCGGATCGTACGCCGCGATGGGCGCGCTGATCGCGCACACCCATCGACAAAGGACCGGCGAAGGACAACACGTGGACGTCTCGGCGCAGGCCTGCCTCTTGTGGGCGTTCTCCCATGCGCACACCTTTTGGGATTTGAACCGCCATCTGGAGAAACGCGCCGGCTCTTTCATGACCGGCCGGAGCATCACCGGCGCGAAGATGCGAGTTTTCTGGCCGTGTAAAGACGGATTTTTAAATTTCATCATCTACGGCGGCGAGGCGGGCCGGCGAACCAACCAGGCGCTGGTCGAGTGGATGAACGGCAAGGAGATGGCGCCGGATTTTCTCAAGCAAAAAGATTGGCAGACGTTCGATATTGCCAAGGTGAAACAGGACGAGATCGACCGGATGGAAGAGCCGATCGCTAAATTCTTCACCGGGGTAACGAAGGCGGAATTTTTCAAAGAGGTCGTCAGGCGGGAAATGCTTGGTTATCCGGTCGCGAGCGTGAAAGAGGTCTTCGAAGATCCGCAGCACGCCGCGCGGGATTTCTGGCAGGAGATCGACCATCCCGAGCTTGGATGCTCGATCACCTACCCTGGCGGCTTCGCCAAGTTCAGCGAGGGCGCCTGCCGGATCTGGCGGCGCGCGCCGCGGATCGGCGAGCACAACGAAGAAGTGTATTGTGGAGAGTTGGGAATGACAAAGAGCGAATTAGAAAAGCTACGAAAAGAAAAAGTCATCTAG
- a CDS encoding CoA transferase, translated as MESLKGVKVVEFAAFAAGPVVGKHLVDHGATVVHVESKVRPDGFRAHYPPYKDNIHGLNRSGLFALCNNDKLDITLNLKKSPKATELAKKIVTWSDVVIENFSPGTMARLGLGYEDLKKVKPDLIMLSSSNLGQSGPHAHHAGFGSQLSSLAGFTHLTGYPDGSPQILYGPYIDYIAVAYGAVAILAALDYKKRTGKGNYIDTAQYETGLQYLAPILLDYKVNDRVAGRNANRDPDAAPHGAYPCKGDDSWCVLSVSSEIEWKAFCRALGSPRWMSDKKFFSHEARKANEDELDRNVGEWTRGFTAREVMTKLQKAGVKAGVVNRMCDVYEDPQLKARPQWVELEHPEIGKMHYQRPPFLLTKTPPGPAQRDPLLGEHNEYFYCDLLGLSRADYEGLVKEGVID; from the coding sequence ATGGAATCTCTGAAGGGCGTTAAAGTCGTCGAGTTCGCCGCCTTCGCCGCCGGACCGGTGGTCGGGAAGCATCTGGTCGACCACGGCGCGACGGTGGTCCACGTAGAATCCAAAGTGCGCCCGGACGGGTTCCGCGCCCACTATCCGCCGTACAAGGACAACATCCACGGCCTCAACCGCTCCGGCCTTTTCGCGCTCTGCAACAACGACAAGCTCGACATCACGCTCAATCTAAAAAAATCCCCCAAGGCCACAGAGTTGGCGAAAAAGATCGTCACGTGGTCGGACGTGGTCATCGAGAATTTCAGTCCCGGCACCATGGCCCGCCTCGGCCTCGGTTATGAGGATCTGAAGAAGGTGAAGCCCGATTTGATCATGCTCTCCAGCTCCAACTTGGGCCAGAGCGGTCCGCACGCGCATCACGCCGGTTTCGGCTCGCAGCTTTCTTCGCTGGCGGGATTTACGCATCTCACGGGCTATCCGGACGGCTCGCCGCAGATTCTCTACGGTCCGTACATCGACTACATCGCCGTCGCCTACGGGGCGGTGGCGATTTTGGCCGCGCTCGATTACAAGAAGCGGACCGGCAAGGGAAACTATATCGACACCGCGCAATACGAGACCGGCCTCCAGTACCTGGCGCCGATTCTGTTGGATTACAAAGTAAACGACAGAGTCGCCGGCCGGAACGCCAACCGCGATCCCGACGCGGCGCCGCACGGCGCGTACCCGTGCAAAGGCGACGACAGTTGGTGCGTGCTCAGCGTCAGCTCGGAGATCGAATGGAAAGCATTTTGTCGCGCGCTGGGCAGTCCACGTTGGATGAGCGACAAGAAATTTTTTTCACACGAAGCGCGCAAGGCCAACGAAGACGAGCTCGACCGCAACGTCGGCGAGTGGACTCGCGGCTTCACGGCGCGCGAGGTCATGACCAAGCTTCAAAAAGCGGGAGTCAAAGCCGGAGTCGTCAACCGGATGTGCGACGTGTACGAAGACCCGCAGCTTAAAGCTAGACCTCAGTGGGTCGAGCTGGAGCACCCGGAGATCGGCAAGATGCACTATCAGCGGCCGCCGTTTCTGCTCACGAAGACGCCGCCCGGCCCGGCGCAGCGCGATCCGCTGCTCGGCGAGCACAACGAATATTTTTATTGCGATCTTTTAGGCCTGTCCCGCGCGGACTACGAAGGGCTGGTAAAAGAAGGCGTTATCGATTAG
- a CDS encoding ABC transporter substrate-binding protein, translated as MKHLPSLLLGFLLLAPLSLHAAENVRAAYPSMNNSVFCLTIAQKEGYLREEGLHLELLSIRGEIAIRTTLAGEVDFFTNAGSALAAAVRGVPVKILTIFQDKPSWDLIAQPNIKSIAQLRGANVAIMSPEGSLAVVAREILKQNGLDPAKDVNLVVLGGDEVRYPAMKGKAIQASLFNTSTSVVAQKEGFTKLASAADYANIVQSGFATSDEKIKQNPKKIAGFIRAGLKGMIFFLSKREAALKYMMDALRLTDRELANKIYDIDSKLILRDGFSSDKILQSMIEDMKKATKVQREIKTADVFDLSFVRKASEELKASGWKP; from the coding sequence ATGAAACACCTACCTTCCCTGCTGTTAGGTTTTCTGCTGCTGGCTCCCCTATCCCTGCATGCGGCGGAAAATGTCCGCGCCGCCTATCCTTCGATGAACAACTCGGTGTTCTGTCTCACCATCGCGCAGAAAGAAGGTTACCTGAGAGAAGAGGGACTCCATCTTGAGCTTCTCAGCATCCGCGGCGAGATCGCCATACGGACGACGCTGGCCGGCGAGGTGGACTTCTTCACCAACGCGGGCAGCGCTCTCGCAGCGGCGGTCAGGGGTGTCCCGGTTAAAATTCTCACGATCTTTCAGGACAAGCCCTCGTGGGATCTTATCGCGCAGCCGAATATCAAGTCGATCGCGCAACTCCGCGGCGCGAACGTCGCGATCATGTCTCCCGAAGGCTCGCTCGCCGTCGTCGCGCGAGAGATCTTGAAGCAAAACGGTCTCGACCCGGCGAAAGACGTCAATCTCGTCGTCCTGGGAGGCGACGAGGTCCGTTACCCGGCAATGAAAGGAAAGGCGATTCAGGCGTCGCTTTTTAATACCTCGACGAGCGTCGTCGCCCAGAAGGAAGGCTTCACGAAACTCGCGTCCGCGGCTGACTACGCCAACATTGTCCAAAGCGGATTTGCCACGTCGGACGAAAAGATCAAACAAAATCCAAAAAAGATCGCCGGCTTCATCCGCGCCGGCCTCAAAGGCATGATTTTCTTCCTCAGCAAACGGGAGGCGGCGCTCAAATACATGATGGACGCTCTCAGGCTGACCGACCGGGAGTTGGCCAATAAGATCTATGACATCGATTCCAAGTTGATTCTCCGCGACGGTTTCAGCAGCGACAAAATTCTTCAATCGATGATCGAGGACATGAAAAAGGCGACGAAAGTGCAGCGCGAGATCAAAACCGCCGACGTATTCGATTTGAGCTTCGTGCGCAAAGCGAGCGAAGAGTTGAAGGCCAGCGGCTGGAAGCCGTAG
- a CDS encoding UbiD family decarboxylase, producing the protein MGFTDLRDYLGALDRLGMLRVIEGAEWDLEIGAISQMTQETEDNPALLFDKIPGYPAGFRVLTNVQNSPRKQALALGLPTDLSDLEIARAMKEKRKETVLIPPREVASGPILENQDRGDKVNVLKFPTPKWRTLEGGRYIGTTTLVINRDPDEGWVNMGTYRQMIHDEKTVGFFVEPHHHGMIIAKKYWARGKACPVVACYGQQVELFQASTGSSPWGKSELEVAGGIAGHPIEIIKGELTGLPIPARAEIAIEGEVPPPEVDARTEGPYREWPGYYSQEPHPQPVIKIKAVYHRNDPILTGPHQNNRNISVGTITHAAIAVWDALEKSALPGIRGVWAHANGLFIVISLKQAFAGHAKMALLTAVGVRGSNSAYRYYVVVDEDIDPSNLNDVLWAMTTRCLPEEQIDIVRGTVSTRVDPIMSPKKRESWDLTCGRVLIDACKPWDWIEQFGKHMTFTPEYERQIREKWAPILGKQR; encoded by the coding sequence ATGGGTTTTACCGATTTGAGAGATTACCTTGGCGCGCTCGACCGACTCGGCATGCTGCGCGTCATCGAGGGCGCCGAGTGGGACCTGGAGATCGGCGCGATCTCCCAGATGACGCAGGAGACCGAGGACAATCCCGCTCTCCTGTTCGACAAGATACCGGGGTATCCGGCGGGTTTTCGAGTTCTCACCAACGTGCAGAACAGCCCCCGGAAGCAAGCCTTGGCCCTGGGCCTGCCGACCGACTTGAGCGACCTGGAGATCGCGCGCGCGATGAAGGAAAAGCGCAAGGAGACCGTTCTCATCCCGCCGCGCGAGGTCGCCTCCGGGCCGATCCTGGAGAACCAGGACCGCGGCGACAAGGTCAACGTTCTAAAATTTCCCACGCCCAAGTGGCGCACGCTCGAAGGCGGCCGCTACATCGGTACGACGACCCTCGTCATCAATCGCGACCCGGACGAGGGCTGGGTCAACATGGGGACCTACCGGCAGATGATTCACGACGAGAAGACGGTCGGATTTTTCGTCGAGCCCCATCACCACGGCATGATCATCGCAAAAAAATATTGGGCCAGGGGCAAAGCTTGTCCCGTGGTTGCCTGTTACGGCCAGCAGGTGGAATTGTTTCAGGCGTCGACCGGCAGCTCGCCCTGGGGAAAATCGGAGCTGGAGGTCGCCGGCGGCATCGCGGGCCATCCGATCGAGATCATCAAGGGCGAGTTGACGGGCCTCCCGATCCCGGCGCGGGCGGAAATTGCCATCGAAGGCGAAGTGCCGCCGCCGGAAGTGGACGCTCGCACCGAGGGGCCGTATCGCGAATGGCCCGGCTATTACAGCCAGGAGCCGCATCCCCAGCCGGTTATCAAGATCAAAGCGGTCTATCACCGTAACGACCCGATCTTGACCGGCCCGCACCAGAACAACCGCAACATCAGTGTCGGCACGATCACGCACGCCGCGATCGCGGTCTGGGACGCGCTGGAAAAGAGCGCGCTGCCCGGCATCCGCGGCGTCTGGGCGCACGCCAACGGCCTTTTTATCGTCATCTCGTTGAAACAGGCCTTCGCCGGCCACGCGAAGATGGCGCTGCTCACGGCGGTCGGCGTCCGCGGGTCGAACAGCGCCTATCGATACTACGTCGTCGTGGACGAAGACATCGACCCGTCGAACTTGAACGACGTGCTTTGGGCGATGACCACGCGCTGCCTGCCCGAAGAGCAGATCGACATCGTGCGCGGCACGGTGAGCACGCGGGTCGACCCGATCATGAGCCCCAAGAAGCGGGAGTCGTGGGACCTGACCTGCGGCCGGGTATTGATCGATGCCTGCAAGCCCTGGGATTGGATCGAGCAATTCGGCAAGCATATGACCTTCACGCCCGAATACGAGCGGCAGATCCGCGAGAAATGGGCGCCCATTCTGGGTAAGCAGCGCTGA
- a CDS encoding lytic transglycosylase domain-containing protein — MSLMLAPSQLSKAGNAHWVERDNKGDRDAVELLKIYSVVKKGMAYAEDGAVWDVSNTVQNESKRHGLDPFLVLAIIKVESGFQHSAEAEDGARGLMQIQPEIAKSIAQERKSVYRSDKHVGADDPDLDDPIVNIKLGVFYLHSLRRNFQDMTLALAAYNRGPTRVKNLLLEETDVPLEYATRVLSTYQDYRRNARRFD, encoded by the coding sequence ATGTCCCTGATGCTCGCGCCGAGCCAGCTTTCCAAAGCGGGCAATGCCCATTGGGTCGAGCGCGACAACAAAGGCGACCGGGACGCAGTCGAATTGCTTAAGATCTACTCGGTAGTCAAAAAGGGAATGGCCTATGCCGAAGACGGTGCGGTTTGGGACGTGTCCAACACCGTTCAGAACGAAAGCAAGCGCCATGGCCTGGATCCTTTTCTCGTTCTTGCGATCATCAAGGTTGAGAGCGGCTTCCAGCACAGCGCCGAGGCGGAAGATGGCGCCCGCGGCCTGATGCAGATTCAGCCGGAGATCGCTAAATCGATAGCTCAGGAAAGAAAGTCCGTTTATCGATCGGACAAGCACGTCGGCGCCGACGATCCCGATCTCGACGACCCGATCGTCAACATCAAGCTCGGCGTTTTTTATCTCCACTCGCTCAGGCGTAACTTTCAGGACATGACGCTGGCCTTGGCGGCCTACAATCGCGGCCCGACGCGAGTTAAGAACCTCTTGCTGGAAGAAACCGACGTGCCGCTGGAATACGCCACGAGGGTCCTTTCGACCTATCAGGACTACCGCAGAAACGCTCGCCGGTTCGACTGA
- a CDS encoding Mov34/MPN/PAD-1 family protein, whose amino-acid sequence MVRAPEITLTETAWAEISRHAADAFPEECCGVVLERSGGEEVRRFKNIQNQLHALDPETYPREAATAYAMDPKELESTLDEAARAGAKIKAFYHSHPGHEAYFSAEDKAFAMPFGEPIFPDAAQIVVSIYDRAVKRIAAYAWVEMKKDFVEIPLRKVSR is encoded by the coding sequence ATGGTGCGTGCGCCGGAAATTACATTGACCGAGACCGCCTGGGCGGAGATTTCGCGCCATGCCGCCGACGCCTTTCCCGAAGAGTGCTGCGGCGTCGTCCTGGAGCGCAGCGGCGGCGAGGAAGTCCGGCGGTTCAAAAACATCCAGAACCAGCTCCACGCGCTCGATCCGGAAACCTATCCGCGCGAAGCCGCCACTGCCTACGCGATGGACCCCAAAGAACTGGAATCGACCCTCGACGAAGCGGCGCGCGCCGGCGCTAAGATCAAGGCCTTTTATCACTCCCACCCCGGTCACGAGGCCTACTTTTCCGCCGAAGACAAGGCCTTCGCCATGCCGTTCGGAGAGCCGATCTTTCCGGACGCGGCTCAAATCGTCGTCTCGATTTACGACCGCGCGGTGAAGCGCATCGCGGCCTACGCCTGGGTGGAGATGAAAAAAGATTTCGTCGAGATCCCTTTGAGGAAAGTCTCCCGATGA
- a CDS encoding alpha/beta hydrolase: MKPPRDRAIDSRGLKLHYLEWGDPAAEPLILIHGFLDHARSWEPFVAELEKKSSAPAWIIAPDCRGHGDSGWVGVGGYYHFPDYVWDLDRLVESLDARTITLVGHSMGGTISFLYAGTFPDRVRKLVLVEGIGPIAMQFVDSPPRMERWLAEVKALSHRKIVEYATLEKATERLRRKNPRLKPELALELARSGMKQTDGGKWIWKFDPLHRTAAPQPFYSRQAVEFFRRIECPVLLVNGKESRQTPRPDIAERITAIARRSLAEIGDAGHMVHHDNPAELAEVVTAFLTR; this comes from the coding sequence ATGAAGCCGCCGCGGGACCGCGCGATCGATTCGCGCGGGCTTAAACTTCACTATCTCGAATGGGGCGATCCGGCGGCGGAGCCCTTGATACTCATTCACGGCTTCCTCGATCATGCCCGGAGTTGGGAGCCGTTCGTCGCGGAGCTGGAAAAAAAATCGTCCGCGCCGGCGTGGATCATCGCCCCCGACTGCCGCGGCCACGGCGACAGCGGCTGGGTGGGCGTCGGCGGCTATTACCACTTTCCGGATTACGTGTGGGACTTGGACCGACTGGTCGAATCGTTGGACGCGCGAACGATAACGTTAGTGGGCCACTCGATGGGCGGGACCATCTCGTTTCTCTACGCCGGCACGTTCCCTGACAGGGTGCGAAAGCTTGTTCTGGTCGAGGGCATCGGGCCCATCGCCATGCAATTCGTCGATTCCCCGCCGCGAATGGAAAGATGGCTTGCGGAAGTTAAGGCCTTGTCCCACAGAAAAATCGTCGAGTACGCGACGCTGGAGAAAGCCACCGAGCGGCTCAGGCGAAAGAATCCCCGTCTCAAGCCGGAGCTGGCGTTGGAGCTGGCGCGCTCGGGAATGAAACAGACCGACGGCGGAAAGTGGATTTGGAAATTCGATCCGCTGCACCGCACCGCGGCGCCGCAGCCTTTTTATTCCCGACAGGCCGTCGAGTTTTTTCGCCGGATCGAATGTCCGGTTCTACTGGTGAACGGCAAGGAGAGCCGTCAAACGCCGCGACCCGACATCGCGGAAAGAATAACCGCCATCGCCCGCCGTTCTCTAGCTGAGATCGGCGACGCCGGCCACATGGTCCATCACGATAATCCAGCCGAACTTGCGGAGGTCGTGACGGCCTTTCTCACCCGTTGA
- a CDS encoding DUF3553 domain-containing protein — translation MPEGKRLFLRVGDEVTHDGYQQWGLGVVVEVMTSSVPGGTCLARVRFQDGQLRVFNNDMDNQSCCYYFGVRRYWNPSHGVNALRSKFFALKG, via the coding sequence GTGCCTGAAGGAAAGAGATTATTTTTGCGCGTCGGCGATGAAGTCACCCACGACGGTTACCAGCAATGGGGCCTCGGCGTCGTCGTGGAGGTGATGACTTCCTCGGTTCCGGGCGGGACCTGTCTCGCGCGCGTGCGCTTTCAGGACGGCCAACTGCGCGTATTTAACAACGACATGGACAACCAGAGCTGCTGCTACTACTTCGGCGTCCGCCGCTACTGGAATCCCTCGCACGGCGTCAACGCGCTGCGCTCGAAATTTTTCGCTCTGAAAGGATAG